One Aerococcus urinaeequi DNA segment encodes these proteins:
- a CDS encoding co-chaperone GroES encodes MIKPLNGRAVVRVEEAKEQTVSGIVLPSAAKEKQQVGVVEAVAENTEDFTSQLKEGDRVLFEKYAGSTFEYEGQELLIIKESDIIAIVD; translated from the coding sequence ATGATTAAACCATTAAACGGACGCGCAGTTGTGAGAGTTGAAGAGGCTAAAGAGCAAACAGTTTCAGGTATCGTATTACCGTCAGCTGCTAAAGAGAAACAACAAGTAGGTGTTGTTGAAGCAGTTGCTGAGAATACGGAAGATTTCACATCACAATTGAAAGAAGGCGACCGCGTTCTATTTGAAAAATATGCAGGTTCAACATTTGAATATGAAGGTCAAGAATTATTAATTATTAAAGAAAGCGATATTATCGCAATTGTAGATTAG